One window of the Amycolatopsis mediterranei genome contains the following:
- a CDS encoding type IV secretory system conjugative DNA transfer family protein has translation MSITEWPAIPPFRVDPRRQVFLGWDARAGYQRCWSAPEDSVGIVGPPRYGKTSGLIIPSVMWWEGPLVCTSTRGDILAFTGNRRRALAAPYGGSVYVYDPFGSEYPETSLRWSPLADCANPSVCYRRVAAMTAVAGQGVQDGDHWRGGAAAILRAYFHAAALEGLPLSTVRKWLARQETRDPVAILRLSSSPGAMWADDLDALKLLGDRERGSFYSVARNTLEATSEPTVLRSCAANELDIDKFLATRSSLFIIGPSHQQQAIAPLMAGLVDSIAQRAAELAAGQGGRLDPPLLLALDEIANIAPLQSLPSLVSEGGGRGIVTMWATQSLAQLRNRYGVEQQAAILAATTAKLIFGGLSNGEDLHNISTWAGEERQTTTSMQVAPQTGAPVGQVGVGGPAQAGLGHTVSSTFRPALPINAIQLLPPFHAWLFWRSDPPLQVEARPAGAIEAFAQLRGYTA, from the coding sequence ATGTCGATCACAGAGTGGCCCGCGATCCCGCCGTTCCGCGTCGACCCGCGGCGGCAGGTCTTCCTCGGCTGGGACGCGCGGGCCGGGTACCAGCGCTGCTGGAGCGCGCCGGAGGACTCCGTCGGCATCGTCGGCCCGCCGCGCTACGGCAAGACCTCCGGTCTCATCATCCCGTCGGTGATGTGGTGGGAAGGCCCGTTGGTCTGCACGTCGACGCGTGGCGACATCCTCGCGTTCACCGGCAACCGGCGGCGGGCGCTGGCCGCGCCGTACGGCGGTTCGGTGTACGTCTACGACCCCTTCGGCAGCGAGTACCCGGAGACGTCACTGCGCTGGTCGCCACTGGCCGACTGCGCGAACCCGTCCGTCTGCTACCGGCGGGTGGCCGCGATGACGGCGGTCGCCGGCCAGGGTGTCCAGGACGGCGACCACTGGCGCGGCGGCGCGGCGGCGATCCTGCGCGCGTACTTCCACGCGGCGGCGCTGGAGGGCCTGCCGTTGTCGACGGTCCGGAAGTGGCTGGCGCGCCAGGAAACCCGTGACCCGGTGGCGATCCTCCGGCTGTCGTCGAGCCCGGGTGCGATGTGGGCAGACGACCTGGACGCGCTCAAGCTCCTCGGCGACCGCGAGCGCGGCAGTTTCTATTCGGTGGCCCGCAACACGCTGGAGGCGACGTCCGAGCCGACGGTGCTGCGCTCGTGCGCGGCCAACGAGCTCGACATCGACAAGTTCCTGGCGACCCGCTCGTCGCTGTTCATCATCGGGCCGTCCCACCAGCAGCAGGCGATCGCGCCCCTGATGGCCGGCCTGGTCGACAGCATCGCCCAGCGCGCGGCCGAGCTGGCAGCCGGCCAAGGTGGCCGGCTCGACCCGCCATTGCTGCTGGCCCTGGACGAAATCGCGAACATCGCTCCGCTCCAGAGCCTGCCGTCCCTGGTCAGCGAGGGCGGCGGCCGCGGCATCGTGACGATGTGGGCCACCCAGAGCCTGGCCCAGCTGCGCAACCGCTACGGAGTCGAGCAACAGGCGGCAATCCTGGCGGCGACAACGGCAAAGCTGATCTTCGGCGGCCTATCCAACGGAGAGGACCTGCACAACATATCGACCTGGGCGGGCGAGGAACGCCAGACGACGACCAGCATGCAGGTGGCACCCCAGACGGGAGCACCGGTGGGCCAGGTGGGCGTCGGCGGCCCGGCACAGGCCGGGCTGGGCCACACGGTGAGCAGCACGTTCCGGCCGGCGTTGCCGATCAACGCGATCCAGCTGCTGCCACCGTTCCACGCGTGGCTGTTCTGGCGGAGCGACCCGCCCCTGCAGGTCGAGGCCCGCCCGGCGGGGGCGATCGAGGCGTTCGCACAGTTGAGGGGATACACGGCATGA
- a CDS encoding zinc ribbon domain-containing protein yields the protein MTTLVNCRTCRNAVAPGAAACPRCGEAVERTPCPHCDASVQPDARFCHRCGRSLTAAAGDEVQDPPTPPNGYAVAADPFVRPWQPSRKAGLVTAVVVSVLVVLGAGLFVVQKVVFTPEAALNGYFDALAERDAETAASYLAGDRLSGDMLRSPDYQPPAGLKIHDVEDDGDDTKTASISFVVGGHEQSGKVQLTRRRTHTWGVFRDWAISDLRPTLRITTTTAVPVRVDGETLATSGQRDDVEIPVFPGRHKVDIADNPLLEADQNVVDAALGATEVPLGVRVKASAQQAAQDQVKTYLDQCAGQKTAEPPNCPFRLAFYSEVVNVSWKITAYPEVELQQTQSGAVAVRTRTGSQGRVTVTGTQSGGTPYQDEQTFSVNGGIYPDQGRLVFAPN from the coding sequence GTGACCACACTGGTCAACTGCCGTACCTGCCGGAACGCCGTCGCGCCCGGGGCCGCCGCGTGCCCGAGGTGCGGGGAGGCCGTCGAACGGACGCCTTGTCCGCACTGCGACGCGTCGGTGCAGCCGGATGCCCGGTTCTGCCACCGGTGCGGCCGCAGCCTCACCGCGGCCGCCGGCGACGAGGTCCAGGACCCGCCGACGCCGCCGAACGGGTACGCCGTCGCCGCTGACCCGTTCGTCCGGCCGTGGCAGCCGAGCCGCAAGGCCGGCCTCGTCACCGCCGTCGTCGTCTCCGTCCTGGTCGTGCTCGGCGCCGGGCTCTTCGTCGTGCAGAAGGTCGTTTTCACGCCCGAGGCCGCGCTGAACGGCTACTTCGACGCACTGGCCGAACGGGACGCCGAGACGGCCGCGTCGTACCTCGCCGGCGACCGTCTCAGCGGGGACATGCTGCGGTCGCCCGACTACCAGCCCCCGGCCGGGCTGAAGATCCACGACGTCGAAGACGACGGCGACGACACCAAAACCGCCTCCATCAGCTTCGTCGTCGGCGGCCACGAACAGTCGGGCAAGGTGCAGCTCACCCGGCGCAGGACCCACACCTGGGGCGTCTTCCGCGACTGGGCGATCAGTGATCTCCGGCCCACCCTGCGGATCACGACCACCACCGCGGTGCCGGTCCGCGTCGACGGTGAAACGCTCGCGACCAGCGGCCAGCGCGACGACGTGGAGATCCCGGTGTTCCCCGGCCGGCACAAGGTCGACATCGCCGACAACCCGCTGCTGGAGGCCGACCAGAACGTCGTCGACGCGGCGCTGGGCGCGACCGAGGTGCCGCTCGGCGTGCGGGTCAAGGCCTCGGCGCAGCAGGCCGCCCAGGACCAGGTCAAGACCTACCTCGACCAGTGCGCCGGCCAGAAGACCGCGGAGCCGCCGAACTGCCCGTTCCGGCTTGCTTTCTACAGCGAAGTCGTGAACGTCTCCTGGAAGATCACGGCCTACCCGGAGGTGGAACTCCAGCAGACCCAGTCCGGTGCGGTCGCCGTGCGCACGCGAACCGGGTCGCAAGGCCGGGTCACGGTCACCGGTACCCAGTCCGGCGGCACGCCCTACCAGGACGAGCAGACCTTCTCCGTCAACGGCGGCATTTACCCCGATCAGGGGAGGCTGGTGTTCGCGCCGAACTGA